A section of the Asticcacaulis sp. EMRT-3 genome encodes:
- a CDS encoding type II toxin-antitoxin system antitoxin SocA domain-containing protein has product MSFDVRAVANFVLDLADKLEQPVTNMHINKIVYFLHADYLVAFDAPLVTAKIEAWTHGPVFRELYREFKDSGESKITKRATYLDPITGEKRKAECSFHEEEEKFLVDLVKRYVLLSASALRSHSHIENGPWDKVWNHEGRANASMRISDQSIKDWYGRTVRH; this is encoded by the coding sequence ATGTCATTTGATGTAAGAGCAGTTGCCAACTTTGTGCTTGATCTAGCTGACAAGTTAGAGCAACCCGTGACCAATATGCACATCAATAAGATAGTCTATTTTTTACATGCGGATTATCTTGTTGCCTTTGATGCCCCCCTTGTCACAGCTAAAATTGAAGCGTGGACGCATGGGCCAGTATTCCGAGAGCTATATCGAGAATTTAAAGACTCCGGAGAGTCGAAGATCACAAAAAGAGCTACTTATCTCGACCCTATTACGGGTGAAAAGAGGAAGGCTGAATGTAGCTTTCATGAAGAGGAAGAGAAATTTCTAGTAGACTTAGTGAAGAGGTATGTGTTGCTATCGGCTAGCGCATTGCGTTCTCACTCACATATCGAGAATGGCCCTTGGGATAAGGTTTGGAACCACGAGGGACGCGCAAACGCATCGATGCGCATTTCGGATCAATCAATCAAAGATTGGTATGGAAGGACGGTAAGGCACTAA
- the cobT gene encoding cobaltochelatase subunit CobT gives MTQKPTILSEPFKRALVHSTRALAEDSELEVVFGSDGPRLDGNKLVLPHPPRDLAPKLAQRVRGQADRLALRKAHHDIAQHNRARPRDDESGDAFDAMEAARLDAIGARAMQGVRRNLLAAQENDIERSGLMRKEERAELNVPEILGLMARETLTGDPVSASVERLVNMLRAEIASKTGDGLEKLAGLVHDQKAFDKQARTILTALDLKDDSLDAEQEEKEQGEDSESEGDSPKDQAQDKEQPDEGEQKPDEADQELAGEEQAQASEDDYTQMSGDPQAASDTATDEVPDGEAGEAERREDGLPEASAKKDYEVFTRQFDEVITAEELCDPEELERLRGFLNAQLANLANVVSRLANRLQRKLMAQQNRSWSFDLEEGVLDASRLTRVIVDPSAPLSFKQEKDTEFRDTVVTLLLDNSGSMRGRPIMVAAICADILARTLERVGVKVEILGFTTKAWKGGQSREAWVRAGKPANPGRLNDLRHIIYKAADNPWRRTHRNLGLMMREGLLKENIDGEALAWANSRLVARHEQRKILMVISDGAPVDDSTLSVNSGHYLENHLRRVISDIENAGHVELVAIGIGHDVTRYYKHALTLIDVEHLAGGLMEQLTALFDVK, from the coding sequence GTGACTCAGAAACCGACCATCCTTTCCGAACCGTTCAAAAGAGCGCTGGTGCATTCCACCCGCGCGCTGGCGGAGGATTCTGAGCTGGAAGTGGTGTTCGGCTCGGATGGCCCGCGCCTTGATGGCAACAAGCTGGTTCTGCCGCATCCGCCGCGCGATCTGGCGCCGAAACTGGCCCAGCGTGTGCGCGGGCAGGCCGACCGGCTGGCCCTGCGCAAGGCCCACCACGACATCGCCCAGCACAACCGCGCCCGTCCGCGTGATGATGAGTCGGGCGATGCCTTCGACGCGATGGAAGCGGCCCGGCTCGACGCTATCGGGGCGCGCGCCATGCAGGGCGTCAGGCGCAATCTGCTGGCGGCGCAGGAAAACGACATCGAGCGCTCCGGCCTGATGCGCAAGGAAGAGCGCGCCGAACTGAACGTGCCCGAAATCCTCGGCCTGATGGCGCGCGAAACCCTGACCGGTGATCCCGTGTCTGCCAGCGTCGAGCGACTGGTTAATATGCTGCGCGCCGAGATTGCGTCCAAAACCGGCGATGGACTGGAAAAACTGGCCGGACTGGTTCACGATCAGAAGGCTTTCGACAAACAGGCCCGCACCATCCTGACGGCGCTCGACCTCAAGGATGATAGCCTTGATGCCGAGCAGGAGGAAAAGGAGCAGGGCGAGGACAGCGAAAGCGAGGGCGACAGCCCGAAAGATCAGGCGCAGGACAAGGAACAGCCCGACGAAGGCGAGCAGAAGCCCGACGAGGCCGATCAGGAGTTGGCCGGCGAGGAACAGGCGCAGGCTTCGGAAGACGACTACACCCAGATGTCCGGTGATCCGCAGGCCGCATCCGATACGGCCACCGACGAAGTGCCGGATGGCGAGGCGGGCGAGGCCGAACGCCGCGAAGACGGTCTGCCCGAAGCCAGCGCCAAAAAGGACTACGAAGTCTTCACCCGCCAGTTCGACGAGGTGATCACCGCCGAGGAATTGTGCGATCCCGAAGAACTGGAGCGCCTGCGCGGCTTCCTCAATGCCCAGCTCGCCAATCTGGCCAATGTGGTGTCGCGCCTCGCCAACCGCCTGCAACGCAAGCTGATGGCCCAGCAAAACCGTTCCTGGTCGTTTGACCTCGAAGAGGGCGTGCTGGATGCGTCGCGGCTGACGCGGGTGATCGTCGATCCCAGTGCGCCTCTGTCCTTCAAGCAGGAAAAGGACACCGAGTTCCGCGACACGGTGGTGACTCTGCTGCTCGATAATTCCGGCTCTATGCGGGGCCGTCCGATCATGGTGGCGGCGATCTGCGCCGATATTCTGGCCCGCACGCTGGAGCGGGTGGGGGTCAAGGTCGAGATCTTAGGCTTCACCACCAAGGCGTGGAAGGGCGGACAATCGCGTGAAGCCTGGGTGCGGGCGGGCAAGCCGGCCAATCCGGGACGGCTCAATGACCTGCGCCACATCATCTACAAGGCTGCCGATAATCCGTGGCGGCGCACTCACCGCAATCTCGGCCTGATGATGCGCGAAGGGCTGCTCAAGGAAAACATCGACGGTGAGGCCCTGGCCTGGGCCAATAGCCGCCTCGTGGCGCGACACGAACAGCGCAAGATTCTGATGGTGATTTCCGATGGCGCGCCGGTCGATGATTCTACACTATCGGTCAATAGCGGGCATTATCTCGAAAACCACCTGCGCCGGGTGATCAGCGATATTGAAAATGCGGGCCATGTCGAGCTGGTGGCCATCGGTATCGGCCATGATGTGACGCGCTACTATAAACACGCGCTCACCCTGATCGATGTCGAGCATCTGGCGGGTGGGCTAATGGAACAGCTCACGGCGCTTTTTGACGTGAAATAG
- a CDS encoding acetylxylan esterase, giving the protein MKYLPAALLGLGMIALPAVAQAPVHFTAEQDHQNMMDQLGIKTLRPGPSGDPAAPDHANYDEAKANPYPDWPLPLVMADGTRVTTADQWWHTRRPQIAADFEREVVGRIPDNVPGVTWHEVATENEFYMAGGQFHQITATQLQGHVDNAAYPALSVNINAMLILPQTASAGDKVPVLIMFGPADFPVPTGPAGADLDRVNEALKADLVARDPGLAAIFAQHPGYRIAPATAFPPAPPEQRVQDLIADGWGVVLLDTASYQADNGAGLTEGIIGLTNHGQPRKPDQWGALRAWGWGASRVLDYLQTRPEVDAKHVGIEGVSRWGKAALITAAFDPRFYMVLVGSSGEGGAKPHRRNFGEAVESLTGSGEYHWMAGNFLKYGGPLTAKDLPVESDELIALCAPRLTFISYGNPAAGDASWLDQQGSYMATVAASPVWPLLGGKGLSGGGWPVAADYRTAKMPPIGTGMLEGDLAWRQHEGGHTDQPNMPYFIKWADAKMGRASKLP; this is encoded by the coding sequence ATGAAATACCTTCCCGCCGCCCTGCTGGGGCTGGGCATGATCGCGTTGCCCGCCGTGGCGCAGGCCCCCGTCCATTTCACCGCCGAGCAGGACCATCAGAATATGATGGATCAGCTTGGCATCAAGACGCTGAGGCCGGGGCCAAGCGGCGATCCGGCTGCGCCCGACCACGCCAATTATGACGAGGCGAAGGCCAATCCTTACCCCGATTGGCCCCTGCCACTGGTCATGGCGGATGGAACCAGGGTGACCACGGCTGATCAGTGGTGGCACACGCGCCGTCCGCAGATCGCCGCCGATTTCGAGCGCGAGGTGGTGGGGCGCATCCCCGACAATGTGCCTGGCGTCACCTGGCATGAGGTGGCGACGGAAAACGAGTTCTACATGGCGGGCGGCCAGTTTCACCAGATCACCGCCACGCAATTGCAGGGCCATGTCGATAATGCGGCCTACCCGGCCCTGAGCGTTAATATCAACGCCATGCTCATTCTGCCACAGACGGCCAGTGCGGGGGACAAGGTGCCGGTGCTGATCATGTTCGGCCCGGCTGATTTCCCGGTGCCGACCGGGCCTGCGGGGGCTGATCTCGACCGGGTGAATGAGGCGCTGAAGGCCGATCTGGTGGCGCGCGATCCCGGTCTGGCGGCCATATTTGCCCAACATCCCGGCTACCGGATCGCGCCTGCCACGGCCTTTCCGCCAGCGCCGCCCGAACAGCGGGTGCAAGACCTGATAGCTGATGGCTGGGGCGTGGTGCTGCTCGATACCGCCTCCTATCAGGCCGATAATGGGGCAGGCCTGACCGAGGGGATTATCGGCCTGACCAATCACGGTCAGCCGCGCAAACCCGATCAGTGGGGGGCCTTGCGGGCCTGGGGCTGGGGCGCGTCACGGGTGCTGGACTATCTGCAAACCCGCCCCGAAGTCGATGCGAAACATGTGGGGATAGAAGGGGTTTCGCGCTGGGGCAAGGCCGCCCTGATCACCGCCGCCTTCGATCCGCGCTTTTACATGGTGCTGGTGGGGTCTTCGGGTGAGGGCGGGGCCAAACCGCACCGGCGCAATTTCGGCGAGGCGGTGGAGAGCCTGACCGGCAGCGGCGAATATCACTGGATGGCGGGCAATTTTCTCAAATATGGCGGGCCATTGACGGCGAAGGATCTGCCGGTCGAATCGGACGAACTGATCGCCCTGTGTGCGCCGCGTCTGACCTTTATCTCTTATGGCAATCCGGCGGCGGGCGATGCCAGTTGGCTGGACCAGCAGGGCAGCTATATGGCCACTGTGGCGGCCAGCCCGGTCTGGCCCTTGCTGGGCGGCAAGGGGCTTTCTGGGGGCGGCTGGCCCGTGGCGGCGGATTATCGCACCGCCAAAATGCCGCCGATCGGCACGGGGATGCTGGAGGGCGATCTGGCCTGGCGTCAGCATGAGGGCGGCCATACGGATCAACCCAATATGCCGTATTTTATCAAATGGGCCGATGCGAAGATGGGGCGGGCGTCAAAACTGCCTTAA
- the cobS gene encoding cobaltochelatase subunit CobS — translation MSAELEYADPLLNHTPDKKVSIREVFGVDSDMMVPAFSTRDQHVPDIDEAYRFDPQTTLAICAGFAYDRRVMVQGFHGTGKSTHIEQIAARLNWPLVRVNLDSHVSRIDLIGKDAIVLKDGKQVTEFREGILPWALQRPVALVFDEYDAGRPDVMFVIQRVLEAQGRLTLLDQNKVIKPNPFFRLFSTTNTIGLGDTSGLYHGTQQINQGQMDRWSLVTTLNYLSHEAEMAIVLARVPEFDTPEGRPVIDAMVRVADMSRSAFANGDISTVMSPRTVITWAQNTLIFGNDPEQAFRLSFLNKSDELERHTLAEFYQRAFGTDVRESALRVKVI, via the coding sequence ATGTCCGCCGAACTTGAATATGCCGATCCCCTGCTCAACCACACGCCCGACAAAAAGGTCAGTATCCGTGAGGTGTTCGGCGTCGATTCCGACATGATGGTACCGGCCTTTTCAACGCGCGACCAGCATGTGCCGGACATTGATGAGGCCTATCGTTTCGACCCGCAAACCACTCTGGCCATCTGCGCCGGCTTTGCCTATGACCGCCGCGTCATGGTGCAGGGCTTTCACGGCACCGGCAAATCGACCCATATCGAACAGATCGCCGCGCGGCTCAACTGGCCTCTGGTGCGCGTCAATCTCGACAGCCATGTCAGCCGGATCGACCTGATCGGCAAGGACGCCATCGTGCTGAAGGACGGCAAGCAGGTCACCGAATTCCGCGAAGGCATCCTGCCGTGGGCCCTGCAACGCCCGGTGGCCCTGGTGTTCGACGAATATGATGCCGGCCGCCCCGATGTGATGTTCGTCATCCAGCGCGTACTGGAAGCGCAGGGCCGCCTGACCCTGCTAGACCAGAATAAGGTGATCAAGCCCAACCCCTTCTTCCGCCTGTTCTCGACCACCAACACCATCGGTCTGGGCGACACGTCGGGCCTTTACCACGGTACGCAGCAGATCAATCAGGGCCAGATGGACCGCTGGTCACTGGTCACCACGCTCAACTATCTCAGCCATGAGGCCGAGATGGCGATCGTGCTGGCGCGTGTGCCGGAATTTGATACCCCAGAAGGCCGCCCGGTGATCGACGCTATGGTGCGCGTGGCCGATATGTCGCGTTCGGCCTTCGCCAATGGCGATATTTCCACCGTCATGTCGCCGCGCACCGTCATCACCTGGGCGCAGAATACGCTGATCTTCGGCAATGACCCCGAACAGGCCTTCCGCCTCAGCTTCCTCAACAAGTCCGATGAGCTGGAACGTCATACCCTGGCCGAATTTTACCAGCGCGCCTTCGGCACCGATGTGCGTGAAAGCGCGCTCAGAGTGAAAGTGATCTAA
- a CDS encoding RNA-binding S4 domain-containing protein encodes MPDPSPPPSVRLDVWLWRARFFKTRGLAAKTCESGHIRLERFGQIGRVEKASAMVKPGDRLIFALGARLIDIEICAAGERRGPASEAQSLYKAYGNSPA; translated from the coding sequence ATGCCCGATCCATCCCCTCCGCCCTCTGTCCGTCTCGATGTCTGGCTGTGGCGCGCCCGTTTTTTCAAGACGCGCGGTCTGGCGGCGAAGACGTGCGAGTCGGGCCATATCCGGCTGGAACGCTTCGGTCAGATCGGCCGGGTCGAAAAAGCCTCGGCTATGGTTAAACCCGGCGACCGGCTGATCTTCGCGCTGGGCGCCCGCCTGATCGACATCGAAATCTGCGCCGCCGGTGAGCGGCGCGGCCCGGCCAGCGAGGCGCAAAGCCTTTATAAAGCTTACGGAAATTCACCAGCTTAA
- the typA gene encoding translational GTPase TypA yields MNLRNIAIIAHVDHGKTTLVDQLLAQSGVFRANEATVERAMDSNDQERERGITILAKCTSVLWHGKAGETRINIIDTPGHADFGGEVERILGMVDGCVILIDAEEGVMPQTKFVLGKALKLGLRPILCINKVDRPHADPDRVHNEAFDLFAIMGATEEQLDFPHIYASGKNGWATMDMNEPNDTLAPLFDLIVDHVPSPKVVEKKDEPFQMLSVLIESDPFLGRLLTGRIESGKAVPGLAIKALDRNGNEIERGRITKVLAFRGLKRQPVDEGAEAGDIVAIAGLSKATVADTLCAMELTEALPAQPIDPPTISMTVSVNDSPLAGREGTKVQSRVIRERLLKEAESNVAIRVTETAEKDAYEVAGRGELQLGVLIENMRREGFEVAISRPRVVYQTDPETGERLEPIEDVMIDVDDEYTGVVIEKLSARKAELKDMGPSGAGKTRITLKAPSRSLIGYQGEFLTDTRGSGVLNRVFSHYESHKGIIDQNRKGVLISNGDGETSAFALWKLEERGTMFVGGNEKTYMGMIIGENSRLDDLDVNPMKTKQLTNIRASGTDEAIRLTPPRRPTLEQAIAYIADDELVEVTPKNIRLRKKELNPSFRKKRVREDA; encoded by the coding sequence ATGAACCTTCGTAATATCGCCATCATCGCTCACGTTGACCACGGCAAGACCACACTGGTGGACCAGCTTCTGGCGCAGTCGGGCGTTTTCCGGGCCAATGAGGCCACGGTGGAACGCGCCATGGACTCCAATGATCAGGAGCGCGAGCGCGGCATCACCATCCTGGCCAAGTGTACCTCGGTTCTGTGGCACGGCAAGGCGGGCGAAACCCGAATCAATATCATCGACACGCCGGGTCACGCCGACTTCGGCGGCGAAGTGGAACGTATTCTCGGCATGGTGGATGGCTGCGTCATCCTGATCGACGCCGAAGAAGGCGTGATGCCGCAAACCAAGTTCGTGCTGGGCAAGGCGCTGAAGCTGGGCCTGCGTCCGATCCTGTGCATCAACAAGGTGGACCGCCCGCACGCCGATCCCGACCGCGTGCATAACGAAGCCTTCGACCTGTTCGCCATCATGGGCGCGACCGAAGAGCAGCTTGATTTCCCGCACATCTACGCCTCCGGCAAGAACGGCTGGGCGACGATGGACATGAACGAGCCGAACGACACGCTGGCTCCTTTGTTCGACCTGATCGTCGATCACGTTCCGTCGCCGAAGGTGGTGGAAAAGAAGGACGAGCCGTTCCAGATGCTGTCGGTGCTGATCGAATCCGATCCGTTCCTCGGCCGTCTGCTGACCGGGCGCATCGAATCGGGCAAGGCCGTGCCGGGTCTGGCCATCAAGGCGCTGGATCGCAACGGCAATGAAATCGAGCGCGGCCGCATCACCAAGGTGCTGGCTTTCCGCGGACTGAAGCGTCAGCCGGTGGACGAGGGCGCCGAAGCCGGCGACATCGTGGCCATTGCCGGTCTTTCGAAAGCCACCGTGGCCGACACCCTGTGCGCCATGGAACTGACCGAAGCCCTGCCGGCCCAGCCGATCGACCCGCCCACCATCTCGATGACCGTGTCGGTCAACGATTCGCCCCTGGCTGGCCGCGAAGGCACCAAGGTGCAGAGCCGCGTGATCCGCGAACGCCTGCTGAAAGAAGCCGAATCGAACGTGGCCATCCGCGTCACCGAAACCGCCGAGAAGGACGCTTATGAAGTGGCCGGTCGCGGCGAACTGCAACTGGGCGTGCTGATCGAAAACATGCGCCGCGAAGGCTTTGAAGTGGCCATTTCGCGTCCGCGCGTGGTGTACCAGACCGATCCCGAAACCGGCGAGCGTCTGGAGCCGATCGAAGACGTGATGATCGACGTGGACGACGAATATACCGGCGTGGTGATCGAAAAGCTGTCGGCGCGCAAGGCCGAGCTGAAGGATATGGGGCCCTCGGGCGCTGGCAAGACGCGCATCACGCTGAAGGCGCCGTCGCGCTCGCTGATCGGTTATCAGGGCGAGTTCCTGACCGATACGCGCGGTTCGGGCGTGCTGAACCGCGTGTTCTCGCACTATGAGAGCCACAAGGGCATTATCGACCAGAACCGCAAGGGCGTGCTGATCTCGAACGGCGACGGCGAAACCTCGGCCTTTGCTTTGTGGAAGCTGGAAGAACGCGGCACCATGTTCGTGGGCGGCAATGAAAAGACCTATATGGGCATGATCATTGGCGAAAATTCGCGTCTCGATGACCTCGATGTCAATCCGATGAAGACCAAGCAGCTCACCAACATCCGCGCATCGGGCACCGACGAAGCGATTCGCCTGACCCCGCCGCGCCGCCCGACCCTGGAACAGGCCATCGCCTATATCGCCGACGACGAGCTGGTGGAGGTGACGCCGAAGAATATCCGTCTGCGCAAGAAGGAACTGAACCCGTCCTTCCGCAAGAAGCGCGTGCGCGAAGACGCATAG
- the rpmB gene encoding 50S ribosomal protein L28 translates to MSRRCELTGVGPMVGHSVSHSNVKTKRRFLPSLSQIALQSEALGQSFRLKISNAALRTLDFRGGLDAFLVKANDDDLSLRARRLKKQIKAKLEETKA, encoded by the coding sequence ATGTCGCGTCGTTGCGAACTCACCGGTGTCGGCCCCATGGTCGGCCATTCCGTGAGCCACTCTAATGTCAAGACGAAGCGCCGCTTCCTGCCGAGCCTGAGCCAGATCGCTCTGCAATCGGAAGCGCTCGGCCAGTCTTTCCGCCTGAAAATCTCGAACGCTGCCCTGCGCACGCTCGACTTCCGTGGCGGGCTCGATGCCTTCCTCGTCAAGGCCAATGACGACGACCTGTCCTTGCGCGCCCGTCGCCTGAAGAAGCAGATCAAGGCCAAGCTCGAAGAGACCAAGGCTTAA
- the fdxA gene encoding ferredoxin FdxA yields the protein MTYIVMDPCVKCKFMDCVEVCPVDCFYEGENFLAINPDECIDCGVCEPECPVDAIKPDTEDEGTKWLEINTKYAAIWPNIAEKGTPPADREEFERETGKFEKYFSEKPGDGK from the coding sequence ATGACCTATATTGTTATGGATCCTTGCGTGAAGTGCAAGTTCATGGACTGCGTGGAAGTGTGTCCGGTCGATTGCTTCTATGAGGGCGAAAACTTCCTGGCCATCAATCCCGACGAGTGCATTGATTGCGGCGTCTGCGAGCCGGAATGCCCGGTCGATGCGATCAAGCCCGACACCGAGGACGAAGGCACCAAGTGGCTGGAAATCAACACCAAATACGCCGCCATCTGGCCGAATATCGCCGAAAAGGGTACGCCGCCTGCCGACCGCGAAGAGTTTGAGCGTGAAACCGGCAAGTTCGAGAAGTATTTTTCCGAAAAGCCCGGCGACGGCAAGTAG
- a CDS encoding glycoside hydrolase family 9 protein has protein sequence MRRLTLAASAVTVLAAIFATAAGPALAEPLLKLNDKGYFEAPGLNVTVFADIYPDGHQTGVTVIQHGTRVAANGDLRLEPSPGQWSPMPAGDGPPSVDAATDTVSQTLHYPDESKNRKGFNPIDYPDLNFTYHVRVTPLEGDSFRVTVDLDKPLPADWEGKVGFNFELFPTDLFGKTWLMDQPDGQGKGGIFPRQADGPVLDDHGQTITAPMAEGKTLVVAPESDLQRLKIVSQTGELELLDGRGNMNNGWYIVREITRPGATSNAISWVITPHVDPDWRSAPVVQVSQVGYRSDQAKTVVIEQDKRDDRVDPLTLYKLTDDGPKQVGVYTPKPWGQFLRYHYLTADLSAVRDPGMYELSYRGQMGHAFKIGNDVFDRGVWQPTLEYFLPVQMSHMKVVENYRTWHGLDHQDDARMAFPGDHFDGYEQGPDTLTKYKPGEHVPDLNAGGWHDAGDYDLRVESQMGTVWLLAKMVEEFGLNYDATTINETTKETDIHKPDGVNDAIQQMEHGLLSVLGGYKAMGRTYRGIIVPTLKQYTLLGDVSTVTDGLDYDPALKPGEKTATTSSIPDDRWVFTEDNPNRELGTAAQLATAARVLKTANPQMSADALAAAEDLYGKAIDRADDLGPKVFALSELARTTGDPAYIQRLIAMKADIVAHIDKTGASLAEAMPLISDTSFIADVGAAVKTYQAKLADDATKTPYGVPYVPYIWGAGWDIQKFGVDQYFFRKAWPQYTPDTLQMDALNFVLGVHPGDNPESFASGVGVKSATVAYGGNRADWSYIPGGVISGTALIRPDLPELKIWPYFWQQREYVMGGGATNFMFLALAAEHEKK, from the coding sequence ATGAGAAGATTGACACTGGCCGCTTCGGCGGTGACGGTTCTGGCGGCGATTTTCGCAACGGCGGCGGGGCCCGCCTTGGCCGAGCCCCTGCTTAAACTGAATGATAAGGGCTATTTCGAAGCGCCGGGGCTCAATGTCACCGTGTTTGCCGACATCTATCCCGATGGCCACCAGACGGGGGTGACGGTCATTCAGCACGGTACGCGCGTCGCCGCCAATGGTGATTTGCGGCTGGAGCCTTCGCCCGGGCAATGGTCGCCCATGCCGGCGGGCGATGGCCCGCCCAGCGTCGATGCCGCCACCGACACGGTCAGCCAGACCCTGCATTACCCGGACGAGTCGAAAAACCGCAAGGGTTTCAACCCGATCGACTATCCCGATCTCAATTTTACCTATCATGTGCGCGTCACCCCGCTGGAGGGCGATTCCTTTCGCGTGACGGTCGATCTCGACAAGCCGCTGCCCGCTGACTGGGAGGGCAAGGTCGGCTTCAATTTCGAACTCTTCCCGACCGATCTGTTCGGCAAGACCTGGCTGATGGATCAGCCCGACGGGCAAGGTAAAGGCGGCATCTTCCCGCGTCAGGCCGATGGCCCGGTGCTTGATGATCACGGTCAGACCATCACCGCGCCGATGGCCGAGGGCAAGACCCTGGTGGTGGCTCCGGAAAGCGATCTGCAACGCCTGAAGATCGTAAGCCAGACCGGCGAGCTGGAACTGCTCGACGGGCGCGGCAATATGAATAATGGCTGGTACATTGTACGCGAAATCACCCGGCCGGGGGCAACCAGCAACGCGATTTCCTGGGTCATCACCCCGCATGTCGATCCCGACTGGCGTTCCGCCCCGGTGGTGCAGGTGTCGCAGGTCGGTTATCGTTCCGATCAGGCCAAGACGGTGGTGATCGAGCAGGATAAGCGCGATGATCGGGTCGATCCGCTGACCCTCTATAAGCTGACCGATGACGGGCCGAAACAGGTCGGGGTCTATACGCCGAAGCCGTGGGGCCAGTTCCTGCGTTATCATTACCTGACTGCCGATCTCAGCGCCGTCCGTGATCCCGGCATGTATGAGCTGAGCTATCGCGGCCAGATGGGTCATGCTTTCAAGATCGGCAATGATGTCTTCGACCGCGGCGTCTGGCAGCCGACGCTCGAATATTTCCTGCCGGTGCAGATGTCGCACATGAAGGTGGTCGAAAACTACCGCACATGGCATGGTCTGGACCATCAGGACGATGCGCGCATGGCCTTTCCCGGCGACCATTTCGACGGTTATGAACAGGGCCCGGACACCCTCACCAAATACAAGCCCGGCGAACATGTGCCCGACCTCAACGCTGGTGGCTGGCACGATGCCGGTGATTATGACCTGCGCGTTGAAAGCCAGATGGGCACGGTATGGCTGCTGGCCAAGATGGTCGAGGAATTCGGCCTGAACTATGACGCCACCACCATCAATGAAACGACGAAAGAAACCGACATCCACAAGCCGGACGGGGTCAATGACGCCATCCAGCAGATGGAACACGGCCTGCTCAGCGTGCTGGGCGGCTATAAGGCGATGGGGCGCACCTATCGCGGCATTATTGTGCCGACACTGAAGCAATATACCCTGCTCGGCGATGTTTCGACCGTCACCGATGGGCTCGATTATGACCCGGCCCTGAAGCCGGGGGAAAAGACCGCCACCACCTCATCCATCCCTGACGACCGCTGGGTGTTCACCGAAGACAATCCCAACCGCGAACTGGGTACGGCGGCGCAACTGGCGACGGCGGCGCGTGTGCTGAAAACGGCCAATCCGCAGATGTCAGCCGATGCGCTGGCCGCCGCCGAGGATCTGTACGGCAAGGCCATCGACCGCGCCGACGATCTGGGGCCTAAGGTCTTTGCCCTGTCGGAACTGGCCAGGACGACCGGCGATCCGGCCTATATCCAGCGTCTGATCGCCATGAAGGCCGACATTGTGGCCCATATCGACAAGACGGGCGCATCGCTGGCCGAGGCCATGCCTTTGATCAGCGATACATCCTTTATAGCTGATGTCGGCGCGGCGGTGAAAACCTATCAGGCGAAGCTGGCCGATGACGCCACCAAAACCCCTTACGGCGTGCCTTACGTGCCCTATATCTGGGGCGCGGGCTGGGACATTCAGAAGTTCGGCGTCGATCAGTATTTCTTCCGCAAGGCCTGGCCGCAATATACGCCCGACACCTTGCAGATGGACGCGCTCAATTTCGTTCTGGGCGTCCATCCCGGCGACAACCCCGAATCGTTCGCGTCGGGCGTCGGCGTGAAATCGGCCACCGTGGCCTATGGCGGCAACCGCGCCGACTGGAGCTACATTCCCGGCGGCGTGATCTCCGGCACCGCCCTGATCCGGCCCGACCTGCCGGAGCTGAAAATATGGCCTTATTTCTGGCAGCAGCGCGAATATGTGATGGGCGGCGGAGCCACCAATTTCATGTTCCTGGCGCTGGCGGCGGAGCACGAAAAGAAATAG
- a CDS encoding CarD family transcriptional regulator, with translation MSADTLTLSRHDFNVGDKVVYPAHGVGAVAGVETQEVAGYSLEVYVVTFDHEKMTLRVPTKKAKTAGLRHLAADAVMSQALVTLKGRARIKRTMWSRRAQEYEAKINSGCLVSLAEVVRDLHRADNQPEQSYSERQLYESALDRMAREVAAIEKIDRDAAVAILNKNLTKAA, from the coding sequence ATGTCCGCAGACACCCTCACCCTTTCCCGTCATGACTTCAATGTAGGCGACAAGGTCGTCTATCCGGCCCACGGCGTCGGTGCCGTTGCCGGGGTCGAAACACAGGAAGTGGCCGGTTACAGTCTGGAAGTCTATGTCGTTACCTTCGACCATGAAAAAATGACCCTGCGCGTGCCGACCAAGAAGGCCAAGACCGCCGGTCTGCGCCATCTGGCCGCCGATGCCGTCATGTCGCAGGCCCTGGTCACGCTGAAAGGCCGCGCGCGCATCAAGCGCACCATGTGGTCACGACGCGCCCAGGAATATGAAGCCAAGATCAACTCCGGTTGCCTGGTTTCCCTGGCCGAGGTGGTGCGCGACCTGCACCGCGCCGACAACCAGCCGGAACAGTCCTATTCGGAGCGTCAGCTCTATGAATCGGCGCTGGACCGCATGGCCCGCGAAGTGGCGGCCATCGAAAAGATCGACCGCGACGCCGCCGTGGCCATTCTCAACAAGAACCTGACCAAGGCCGCTTAA